The stretch of DNA GTTAATGAGTGCTGAGCTGGATTTTTCATTTACTTTGCGTTATGTTGATCTTGGCAAGTGAGTATTTTTTAGGAGAGTGTAATGTCTACCTCAATGATTGTGCTAGGTGCAGCGGTCGTGTTAACGGTTTACGGTGTGAAGCTGTACAATGCGTTGGTCACAAAAAGAAATGGGGTTAGCAATGCCTGGTCTGATATTAATGTTCAACTGAAAAGGCGCTATGATTTAGTGCCTAATTTAGTTGAAGTCACCAAAGGCTACAAGGATTACGAGACTTCTGTACTTGAAAGTGTGACCAAAGCACGTGTCAATGCCATGAGCCAAGACAGTGTCGCAGGCAAAACACAAGCGGAACAGAAACTTTCTGGTGCGCTCAATAGCTTTTTTGCGGTTGCTGAGAATTATCCAGACTTAAAAGCGTCAGAGAATTTTCAAAAACTTCAGGAACAACTGGCTTTGCTTGAAAGTGATATACAATCGGCAAGACGTTACTACAACGCATCGGTGCGAGAACTTAATAATGCCATTCAAGTTTTCCCGAGCAG from Gammaproteobacteria bacterium encodes:
- a CDS encoding LemA family protein is translated as MSTSMIVLGAAVVLTVYGVKLYNALVTKRNGVSNAWSDINVQLKRRYDLVPNLVEVTKGYKDYETSVLESVTKARVNAMSQDSVAGKTQAEQKLSGALNSFFAVAENYPDLKASENFQKLQEQLALLESDIQSARRYYNASVRELNNAIQVFPSSLLAGAFNFKSAEFFDTDVGEKEVVKVSF